The Bradyrhizobium sp. B097 genome contains the following window.
AGTCGTAACCCGTCCATGGCATGCAGTCCGTCATCGACGCGGAATTGTGTAAGCGACATGGAGTCCTCCTCTTGTTGGCGTACGTTCACACCGCGACTCCTCGCGGAACGGGTCTTTGCCCACCACGACGGTGCGGCGGCGCCTCAATGGGGCGTCGCGCCGGACATCCGCTGCCGCGGCATCACCACTGGATAATGACCGCTCCGGCAATCATCAGACCGAGGAAAACCGGCACCATAACTGGAGGGACGATCCACTCATGCAGTTTGAATTGTGGGATGGTGGACATACTGACCTCCCTCTCTGTGGCGGGAGTACAGGTCTCTCAGTCACCGATAGCAGCCAAGGGTGGACGGTGATAAGTGCAGCAGACGCCCTTTCTTGCACGATGTCGAGAGAAATCGCCAAGGCAATTGCTGTAAGCACTGTTTCTACTGTAGCGACCGCGCATCGCGAAAAGCTTGCTATTGGATGCACCAGTCTCCATATGATCGATAGCGTCACCGGCTTCCTGCAAGAACGCGTGTCCGGAGACGCGACGCCTTAGCCAAGCAAATCGTAATCGACGAGATCGAGCAGCGGCACGTCGCTCCGGCGTGCGCGTCACGCGTCAGGACAACCATGCCCATCGAACACGCATCCGTGCGGGCCGTGCACAAGCCCTGGGGCGTCAGCGATCTTCAGCCATGGAGCGACATCGACGGTACGGGTGACGCCGTGGGGGAGCTGTGGTTCGAGCGAGCCGACGAGAACGCTCCTGTCCCTGCGCTGCTGCTCAAGCTGTTGTTCACAAGCGGGCCATTGTCCATCCAGGTCCATCCGGACGACACCTTCGCGCGCGCGAAGGGGATGCCGAACGGCAAGAGCGAAGCTTGGTATATCATCTCGGCGAAGCCGGGCGCGCAGATCGGCATCGGTTTGAGGCACCGGGTGACGCCACAGGAATTGCGGGCGTCAATCGCCAACGGCTCGATCGTCGACCTGGTTCAATGGCGTCCAGTTGCGAAAGGCGATGTCATCTCCATTCCCGCCGGCACCATTCACGCCCTCGGCGCCGGCATCGTGCTGGCCGAAATTCAGCAGCGCTGCGACACCACGTTCCGCCTGTTCGACTATGACAGAGCGCGTGAATTGCACATCGAAAACGGCGTCGCGGTTGCCAACACCTGGCCGCTTCGACCCCGAGCCGGCCCGACCTGCCTCACCGATGAACGGACGGTTCTCGTCGCCAGCCGGCATTTCGTGCTCGAGCACGTTGACCTGCAGGAGGCTTCAAGCTGGGCGCTGGTTGCGGAACCCGAGACGTGGGTTCTTGTTCTCGACGGCCATGCGGCGATCGGATTGGCCACGGTATCGATCGGGCAGGCGGTATTCGTCGGCGGTGGCCGTAGCAGCATCGAGGTTGGCGCCAACGGCTTGGCCGCCCTGATTGCGTATCCGGCGGCTCGGCCAATTGCTTCGCTCTTGCAGAGACTCTGCGAGCCCTCAACCCAACCCGCTCAATCAGCGGTGCCCGATGATCCGATCGTCCTGGCAGAGGCTCGTACGTGACGCCGCCCCGCAGGATTGCGCTGATCGGCAATTCGCTGCCTCGCCACTGCGGCATTGCGACATTCACGACCGACCTGCTACGCGCGATCTCGAATTCAGGACCACACCTGCAGGCCTGCGTCGTGGCGATGACCGACCGCGATCAGACCTATGACTATCCTGCGTCGGTCGTCCTGCAGATCAGGGACGACAACCTTCAGGAATATGCCCGCGCCGCAGCTTCCCTGAACGCTGGTCGATTTGACGTCGTCTGCCTGCAGCACGAATTCGGGATTTTCGGCGGCGACGCCGGCGCCCACATCCTCGAATTGCTGACACGCCTGACCATGCCGGTCGTCACCACATTGCACACCGTGCTGGCAAGCCCCAGTGCGATCCAGCGCACGGTAACGGAGCGAATCGTCGAGGCGTCCGCGAGGGTCGTCGTGATGGCCGACAAGGGCCGTGAGCTGCTGCATAGCGTCTATCGGGTGCCGCACGAGAAGATCGAAGTCATTGCCCACGGCATCCCCGACTTTCCGTTTGTCGCGCCGGACACGGCAAAAGCAAGATTGGGATTCAGCGGCCGCTCCGTCATTCTGACATTCGGGCTGTTGTCGCCCAGCAAGGGCATCGAGGTCATGATCGACGCCATGCCTTCGATCCTGAAACGACGACCGGATGCGGTGTATGTCGTGCTCGGCGCGACCCACCCCAACCTGGTTCGCGATCAAGGCGAAGCCTATCGCGAAAGCCTGACGGCACGCGTGCGCGAACTCGGCGTCGAAGATCACGTCGTATTTCTCAATCAGTTCGTTGACCAAGCCACGCTGCTCGAGTTCATCTCGATGTGCGATGTCTACGTCACGCCCTACCTCAACGAAGCACAGATGACGTCGGGTACGCTGGCCTACAGCTTTGGCCTCGGAAAACCGGTCGTCTCGACACCTTATTGGCATGCGCGCGAGTTGCTGGCCGATGGGCGCGGCATCCTCGTTTCCTTTGGGGATGCAGCGGGGATCGGCCACGAAATCGCGGAATTGCTCACCGACGCCCCCCGCCGGCAGGCGATGCGCAAGCGGGCCTATGCCGCCAGCCGGTCGATGACATGGGAGCGCGCCGCCGAGCATTACATAACCGCCTTCGAGCATGCGCGGCAGGGCCACCGACTGAAGCTGATCGCGCGCGCCGCGCCTGAGGCGATAGCGCCGCTCAGCCCCGCGGGAGCGCCCGACATGCGATTGGAGCACTTTCTATCGATGTGCGACGATACCGGCCTGTTCCAGCACGCCGTGCATTCGGTACCCGATCGCGCGCACGGTTACTGCGTGGACGACAACGCCCGCGCGCTGCTACTGGCTTGCGCGCTCAATGAACCGGGCGAGCAGCCCCTTCCGGAAATTCTGACGGGCTGCTTTGCGGCTTTCGTGCAGCATGCCTGGAATCCTGACACCAGACGATTTCGTAACTTCATGGGCTTCAACCGAACCTGGCTCGAAGACAGGGGGTCCGAGGACAGTCACGGGCGAACGTTGTGGGCCCTGGGCGGTTGCGCGCGCAAGGACGCCAGCGCGTCACGGCGCCGCTGGGCCGCTACCCTGTTTGCCGAAGCACTACCTGCCGCGGCGTCGTTTCGTTCACCTCGCGCATGGGCCTTCACGTTGCTTGGTCTGGACGCCTATTGTGCGACCGCTCCCGATGATCTTCACGCCAGGGAAATCCGTCATCTTCTTGCCGACAGGCTGATGTCCGGTCTGTCGTCGGTCGAGACGCCGGACTGGGTGTGGTTCGAGGAGGGCCTCGCTTACGACAATGCGCGCTTGCCTCAGGCTTTGATCGCAACGGGCATGGCGACGCAGACACCCAGCTACGTCGAGGCCGGGCTGAGATCCCTGCGCTGGCTGACGACCCAACAGGGGGCAACGGGCCATTTCAGGCCGGTCGGTACCGCCGGGTTCGGCGATCGCCGAAAACCCCCTCGCGCGTTCGATCAACAGCCGTTGGAGGCCACAGCGACGATTGCGGCCTGCCTGACCGCGTGGCGCGCGGACGGCGATGCGGAATGGAAGACGCTCGCAACACGGGTGTTCTGCTGGTTTCTCGGCAGCAACGATCTGTCGGTTGCGCTCGTCGATTCCGAGACTGGCAGTTGCCGCGACGGTCTGCACCCCGATCGTGCCAATGAAAACTGCGGAGGCGAGTCAGTCGTATCCTATCTCCTGGCGGTTGCCGATATCCGTCAGCTTGGGCGCGCCGACGTCAACCCAAAAAACCCGGTATCGCTTCGGGCCGTCGGCACCTGATCTGGCATGACGCGGGCGAACAGAGGAACTTCATTGCAAGCCACTTTTCTGAATCGGCAGGCACTCCATCTGCGTCCTGATCCCGCGCGCGTGATCGTGCGCCCGTTCAAGCCGGCGACCGAACCGCGCGATCTTAACCCGACCGACAAGACGCGCGCCAACCATATCGTCGAACGCGTTCTCGATCTCGACTCGAAGGCCGCAGCCGCCCAGCTGGCGGACGTGCTGGATAACTTCCAGGGCCGGCATCGCAACCTGCTGGAGACGTTTGAACGCCGCGCCGATGAAATGGAAGAAGCTCTCGCGGCGCACGGTACGTTTTCAGTCGTTCAGCGTCAGCTTGTCGGCGCCTATTTCATGAACGAGTACTCATTCGAAGCATCGGCGCTGTTCAATCCCAGCATCGTTCCGCACCCCGACCAGTCAGGGACAGCGACAGGCAGCGTGCGTTTTGTTCTCAGCCTCCGTGCCGTTGGCGAAGGCCACGTGTCGTCACTGACGTTTCGCGCCGGCATCATCGCGGCCGACGGCAGCATTGCCATCGACCCGACAGTTCGGCTCGCTTCAAGCCCCCGGGTCAAATACTTGATACCGGGACCAATCGGCGACGAGGTCGAGCTCACCTTCGAGCCGGATCAGGACATCAGCGAACGCGTCATCTTTCCGATAACGGACTCGCAATCGCACGGCATAGAGGACGCCCGCTTCGTCGAATTTGCCGATGGCGCCCAGAAAACCTATTATGCGACCTATACGGCGTATAAGGGAACAGCGATCCGATCGGAGTTGATCGAGACCCGCGACTTCCTGTCATTCCGAATGTCGGCCCTGCAAGGCGCTGCCGCGCGCAACAAGGGCATGGCCCTGTTTCCGCGCAGGATCGACGGCAAGTACGCCATGATAGCTCGGCAGGACAACGAGAATCTTTATCTGATCTATTCGGACGACCTGTACAGATGGGATGGCGGTCAAGCCATCCTCAAACCGCAATTTCCGTGGGAGTTCGTGCAGATCGGAAATTGCGGATCACCGATCGAACTGGAAGAGGGCTGGCTGCTGCTGACGCACGGAGTCGGTCCGGTGCGAAAATATACCATTGGTGCGGCACTGCTCGATAAGCGCGACCCATCGAAGGTGCTGGCGCGTTCGAGCGAACCGTTGTTGAGGCCCGAACCATCCGAGCGTGAAGGATACGTTCCCAATGTGGTCTACACCTGCGGGGCGATGACCCACAACGATCAACTCATTTTGCCGTACGCCGTGTCAGACACCTTCTCTAACTTCGCGACCATCAAGATTTCTGCGCTGCTGCAGTCGATTTCCTGAATCCGAAGTGGCCCGGCGTATCTGCGCGCAAAGAGGCGCCACAAGGAGACGCGCATGGCTCGCGGAATAAGTTACTTCGTCCAAGCGTTCAACGCCGGTCGGGGAGGATATCTGAAAGCCGATGTTCCGATCGCCTGCAAGACGGCGAGGGGCGCACTGCAGACGGCAGAGAGACTGGCGTTGAGCAAGCTCGGCGTCATTGCCTTCTCATCCACCGGCGATCCCGCTCTGAGGTCGTTTCCCTGGCGCCCTTGATCGACCGCGTCCCCTCCGGCAAACAATGGATTCACGAAATCAAGTTCGACGGTTACCGCGTTCAGAACACATCGCCAATCTCGCGGCGATGGTGCTCACGCGGCGCGGAAGGACTGGACGGACCGGAAGATCGCCAGGAGCCGAGGAAGATCGCCAGCAGCCGAGCCGGCCTTGCGCTGCTCCAATTCGGAGACTGTCAATGTAGCCACACTAGAAGCGCGCCGCTCAAGACGATTGGCGACACGCCGAAGGCCATTGCACTCCAAAACAAGGCGTCTTTGAAAACATCGAGGTTGCGATGCATGGCAGTTCCTTTCCACCTGCGTCGCTTAGTCAAGGATTAAGACCGAAGCGCTTGCCGGCTGTAACCGTCATCAACATTCTCGGCACTGGCGATGTCGTGGCGGCGGCGGGAGCACTCGCTGGTCACGCCCTGTTCAGGACACCGTGGTGTTACGGACGTCTACTGTCGCTTTGTGCATCGACTGCAGGGTCGATACGCGTTAGTTCTATGGATTGTCCGTCTTCGAATATGTTTCCGATCAGCCCGGCCCTCGTGGCCGGGCTTTTCGTTCTAGGAGGCATCGCGGCGGTGCAGCGACCCGTTTGAACCTAGTGTGCTCAGCCCCGGGGCGAGGAAAGCCACTCGTTCATCTGGGAGGCCGTATCGGCTTGTTGGGCTCTGCAGATAAGGCGCTCGCGTTTGATGCGCGGCAGAGTGCCCGTCGCTTGTTGGCGCAAGCGAACAGCCGCTTGTGTCAGTCTAATTTGACGCGTTTCAGATCGTTGAATACGACGATGCCTATGCATGCGCTGCTCCATCCCTTCGGGATTGGCGGGAGCGCGACCGGCGTTCTCATCACCGATGTTTGCCACGGTACCGGGCGGTGACATCGTCATTGTGCGCCGTAAATCCGGGACATGCCACAAAATAAGCCAAGGCGTGGAAGGGAACCAAACCCGAAACGCTCCCCAAGAGCGGGTAGGCCGCGCCATGTCCAGGGGTTAGCGGGGGCCGATGCGAACTGCTGAAGTCCGATGCGCCACGATGGGCCCTATAACCCATTGCGACCTTGAAACTCCCGACGGCCGCTAAAATCGCTCCAGCGAGGCACAGCGTCACAAA
Protein-coding sequences here:
- a CDS encoding class I mannose-6-phosphate isomerase, with the protein product MPIEHASVRAVHKPWGVSDLQPWSDIDGTGDAVGELWFERADENAPVPALLLKLLFTSGPLSIQVHPDDTFARAKGMPNGKSEAWYIISAKPGAQIGIGLRHRVTPQELRASIANGSIVDLVQWRPVAKGDVISIPAGTIHALGAGIVLAEIQQRCDTTFRLFDYDRARELHIENGVAVANTWPLRPRAGPTCLTDERTVLVASRHFVLEHVDLQEASSWALVAEPETWVLVLDGHAAIGLATVSIGQAVFVGGGRSSIEVGANGLAALIAYPAARPIASLLQRLCEPSTQPAQSAVPDDPIVLAEART
- a CDS encoding glycosyltransferase family 4 protein, translated to MTPPRRIALIGNSLPRHCGIATFTTDLLRAISNSGPHLQACVVAMTDRDQTYDYPASVVLQIRDDNLQEYARAAASLNAGRFDVVCLQHEFGIFGGDAGAHILELLTRLTMPVVTTLHTVLASPSAIQRTVTERIVEASARVVVMADKGRELLHSVYRVPHEKIEVIAHGIPDFPFVAPDTAKARLGFSGRSVILTFGLLSPSKGIEVMIDAMPSILKRRPDAVYVVLGATHPNLVRDQGEAYRESLTARVRELGVEDHVVFLNQFVDQATLLEFISMCDVYVTPYLNEAQMTSGTLAYSFGLGKPVVSTPYWHARELLADGRGILVSFGDAAGIGHEIAELLTDAPRRQAMRKRAYAASRSMTWERAAEHYITAFEHARQGHRLKLIARAAPEAIAPLSPAGAPDMRLEHFLSMCDDTGLFQHAVHSVPDRAHGYCVDDNARALLLACALNEPGEQPLPEILTGCFAAFVQHAWNPDTRRFRNFMGFNRTWLEDRGSEDSHGRTLWALGGCARKDASASRRRWAATLFAEALPAAASFRSPRAWAFTLLGLDAYCATAPDDLHAREIRHLLADRLMSGLSSVETPDWVWFEEGLAYDNARLPQALIATGMATQTPSYVEAGLRSLRWLTTQQGATGHFRPVGTAGFGDRRKPPRAFDQQPLEATATIAACLTAWRADGDAEWKTLATRVFCWFLGSNDLSVALVDSETGSCRDGLHPDRANENCGGESVVSYLLAVADIRQLGRADVNPKNPVSLRAVGT
- a CDS encoding glycoside hydrolase family 130 protein; the protein is MTRANRGTSLQATFLNRQALHLRPDPARVIVRPFKPATEPRDLNPTDKTRANHIVERVLDLDSKAAAAQLADVLDNFQGRHRNLLETFERRADEMEEALAAHGTFSVVQRQLVGAYFMNEYSFEASALFNPSIVPHPDQSGTATGSVRFVLSLRAVGEGHVSSLTFRAGIIAADGSIAIDPTVRLASSPRVKYLIPGPIGDEVELTFEPDQDISERVIFPITDSQSHGIEDARFVEFADGAQKTYYATYTAYKGTAIRSELIETRDFLSFRMSALQGAAARNKGMALFPRRIDGKYAMIARQDNENLYLIYSDDLYRWDGGQAILKPQFPWEFVQIGNCGSPIELEEGWLLLTHGVGPVRKYTIGAALLDKRDPSKVLARSSEPLLRPEPSEREGYVPNVVYTCGAMTHNDQLILPYAVSDTFSNFATIKISALLQSIS